A genomic region of Sulfobacillus acidophilus DSM 10332 contains the following coding sequences:
- a CDS encoding Phosphopantothenoylcysteine decarboxylase, Phosphopantothenate-cysteine ligase (PFAM: DNA / pantothenate metabolism flavoprotein; Flavoprotein~TIGRFAM: phosphopantothenoylcysteine decarboxylase/phosphopantothenate--cysteine ligase, prokaryotic~COGs: COG0452 Phosphopantothenoylcysteine synthetase/decarboxylase~InterPro IPR003382:IPR007085:IPR005252~KEGG: sth:STH1341 phosphopantothenate-cysteine ligase~PFAM: Flavoprotein; DNA/pantothenate metabolism flavoprotein, C-terminal~PRIAM: Phosphopantothenate--cysteine ligase~SPTR: Phosphopantothenate-cysteine ligase;~TIGRFAM: Bifunctional phosphopantothenoylcysteine decarboxylase/phosphopantothenate--cysteine ligase), which yields MRIVLGVAGGIAAYKACELASRLTKDGHDVSVLMTRTATEFVSPLTFRALTGRAVAVTIGEEPFGPLSHVHLAHWADAMVIAPATADLLARLAAGRADDMLSAVYLGFQGPRLIAPAMEPEMWAHPRTQANVAVLQQDGVRFIGPMAGRMASGHYGVGRLAEPETIQDALVDLTTPKDLAGLRMLITAGSTWEYFDPVRVITNPATGLMGKLLAGQAVRRGAEVAVVAGPGVTPLTERTGLVWDTVVSAEEMLARALVRLPGMHVVVGTAAVSDFRPAKRAEQKVHKAAVGLSWPVEPNPDVIRTLAEQADPGTLMIGFAAETDNIIESAQRKRVDKKLDAVVANRVGLGVGFGTGAHEAWLVTADGVEPMPGHHKEETATALLNWVARHRPPA from the coding sequence ATGCGGATTGTGCTGGGAGTGGCCGGCGGCATTGCGGCCTATAAAGCGTGTGAGTTGGCTAGCCGACTGACCAAAGACGGCCACGACGTATCGGTCCTGATGACGCGAACGGCCACCGAATTTGTGTCGCCGCTGACCTTCCGGGCCTTAACCGGTCGAGCGGTCGCGGTGACAATCGGGGAAGAGCCTTTCGGGCCGCTTTCGCATGTGCATTTAGCGCACTGGGCGGATGCCATGGTGATAGCTCCCGCCACCGCGGATCTACTGGCTCGTTTGGCCGCAGGACGAGCCGACGATATGTTATCCGCCGTCTACTTGGGATTTCAGGGGCCGCGGCTCATAGCCCCGGCCATGGAGCCGGAAATGTGGGCGCATCCGCGCACCCAAGCCAATGTAGCCGTATTGCAACAAGACGGCGTGCGGTTTATCGGCCCGATGGCGGGGCGCATGGCGTCCGGCCACTATGGCGTGGGGCGGTTAGCCGAGCCGGAAACCATTCAGGATGCCTTGGTCGACTTAACGACCCCCAAAGATCTCGCCGGTCTTCGAATGCTCATTACGGCCGGCTCAACCTGGGAATATTTTGATCCCGTGCGCGTCATTACCAATCCCGCGACGGGACTCATGGGTAAGCTTTTGGCCGGACAAGCCGTGCGGCGGGGCGCCGAGGTCGCGGTCGTGGCCGGTCCGGGGGTTACCCCGCTTACGGAACGCACCGGCTTGGTGTGGGATACCGTGGTCAGCGCCGAGGAGATGTTAGCCCGGGCGCTTGTCCGCCTACCCGGGATGCACGTGGTGGTAGGCACGGCAGCGGTATCGGATTTTCGCCCGGCGAAGCGCGCCGAACAAAAAGTGCATAAGGCGGCGGTGGGACTCTCGTGGCCGGTAGAGCCGAATCCTGACGTCATTCGCACCTTGGCCGAGCAAGCCGATCCGGGTACGCTGATGATTGGATTTGCTGCGGAAACCGACAATATTATCGAATCGGCCCAACGAAAACGGGTTGACAAAAAGCTGGACGCGGTGGTGGCGAACCGGGTCGGGCTGGGGGTAGGGTTTGGCACCGGGGCGCATGAAGCGTGGTTGGTGACGGCCGACGGGGTCGAACCCATGCCGGGTCATCACAAAGAAGAGACGGCGACCGCCCTCTTAAACTGGGTGGCGCGCCATCGGCCCCCGGCGTGA
- a CDS encoding DNA-directed RNA polymerase subunit omega (PFAM: RNA polymerase Rpb6~TIGRFAM: DNA-directed RNA polymerase, omega subunit~HAMAP: DNA-directed RNA polymerase, omega subunit~InterPro IPR006110:IPR003716~KEGG: toc:Toce_1023 DNA-directed RNA polymerase subunit omega~PFAM: RNA polymerase Rpb6~SPTR: DNA-directed RNA polymerase subunit omega;~TIGRFAM: DNA-directed RNA polymerase, omega subunit), with protein MSQRKTVTQLVQESESKYALVVAAARRGRAIMDGEQPLTQVNATKPVTVALEELRRGLITVEIPPVGIK; from the coding sequence ATGTCACAACGCAAAACCGTGACTCAACTGGTGCAAGAATCCGAAAGCAAGTACGCTCTCGTGGTAGCGGCGGCACGGCGTGGCCGCGCCATCATGGACGGGGAGCAGCCCCTGACCCAGGTGAATGCGACCAAGCCGGTGACGGTAGCGTTGGAAGAGCTTCGGCGTGGATTGATTACGGTGGAAATTCCTCCGGTCGGCATTAAATAA
- a CDS encoding UPF0296 protein (PFAM: Domain of unknown function (DUF370)~COGs: COG2052 conserved hypothetical protein~HAMAP: UPF0296 protein~InterPro IPR007169~KEGG: drm:Dred_1699 hypothetical protein~PFAM: Protein of unknown function DUF370~SPTR: UPF0296 protein Dred_1699) — MDIKLINIGFGNIVSANRIVAIVSPDSAPIKRIISEARDRGVLIDATYGRRTRAVIITDSDHVILSAVQPETVANRLGNREVPQLDDDGEEEDDE, encoded by the coding sequence TTGGACATCAAGCTTATCAATATTGGTTTTGGCAATATCGTATCCGCCAATCGCATTGTCGCCATCGTCAGCCCCGATTCCGCCCCGATAAAGCGCATTATTTCCGAGGCACGGGATCGTGGGGTGCTGATCGATGCGACGTATGGCCGTCGGACGCGGGCCGTGATTATTACCGACAGCGATCATGTCATTTTATCCGCGGTTCAGCCTGAAACCGTCGCCAATCGTCTGGGCAACCGCGAAGTTCCGCAATTAGACGATGACGGTGAAGAGGAGGACGACGAATAA